One genomic segment of Arachis duranensis cultivar V14167 chromosome 4, aradu.V14167.gnm2.J7QH, whole genome shotgun sequence includes these proteins:
- the LOC107484049 gene encoding uncharacterized protein LOC107484049 — MEAYENARIYIEKTKAFHDHHICKKDFQEGDEVLLYNSRLRFMPEKFRLWWDGPFRVKEVKPYGVAKLFHPQSGATFKVNIHRVKKYHGYKSPREVEVFLHEDAPGRGEV, encoded by the coding sequence ATGGAGGCATATGAGAATGCACGGATCTACATAGAGAAGACTAAGGCATTCCATGATCACCATATCTGCAAGAAAGATTTTCAAGAGGGTGACGAAGTTCTTCTATACAACTCAAGGCTCAGATTCATGCCCGAAAAGTTCCGTTTATGGTGGGATGGTCCCTTTAGAGTAAAGGAGGTGAAGCCCTATGGTGTGGCCAAGCTATTCCACCCTCAAAGTGGTGCAACATTCAAAGTGAACATCCACAGGGTAAAGAAATATCATGGCTACAAGTCCCCAAGGGAAGTGGAGGTGTTCTTACATGAAGATGCACCTGGAAGAGGAGAAGTTTAA